GCACAATGATACGCGTATCCCCACGTGCAGCCCGCAGGGTTTCCACGACATCCAGCCCGCTGCCATCGCCCAGGCGCAGGTCCACCACGGCATAGGCGGGTGGGCGTGCCCGCGCCGCTTCAACACCTTCCTCGACGCTCGCCGCCATCTCTACGGCAAAGCCGCGTTGTTCCATGGCACGTCCCAGGCGTTTGCAGAAACGCTCGTCGTCATCGACGATCAGCAGACGCTTGTCGGAGGCGTGGGGAAGGCTTTGGCCGGTCTTTTCGGATGACAT
The Lujinxingia vulgaris genome window above contains:
- a CDS encoding ActR/PrrA/RegA family redox response regulator transcription factor; translated protein: MSSEKTGQSLPHASDKRLLIVDDDERFCKRLGRAMEQRGFAVEMAASVEEGVEAARARPPAYAVVDLRLGDGSGLDVVETLRAARGDTRIIVLTGYGNIATAVAAVKAGATDYLPKPADADQIESALLAREGSLPPPPEQPMSADRVRWEHIQRVYEQCDRNVSETARRLRMHRRTLQHILA